The Gemmata palustris genome includes a region encoding these proteins:
- a CDS encoding Flp family type IVb pilin, which produces MLGRFTRRVVNFLKGEDGPTAVEYAVMLALIIVVIVAAVSNIGSTTSGMYNNLSLQGVKPGGSGS; this is translated from the coding sequence ATGCTCGGCCGGTTCACACGAAGGGTCGTGAACTTCCTGAAAGGGGAAGACGGCCCGACCGCAGTCGAGTACGCCGTCATGCTCGCGCTGATTATCGTGGTTATTGTCGCGGCGGTCAGCAACATCGGCAGTACGACCAGCGGAATGTACAACAATTTGAGTCTCCAGGGCGTCAAGCCCGGCGGCTCGGGCTCGTGA
- a CDS encoding Flp family type IVb pilin, which yields MRSLTKNVVSFLKAEDGPTAVEYAVMLALIVVVCIAAITTLGSNANSTFSFVGSSIKPPAGS from the coding sequence ATGCGCAGTTTGACCAAGAACGTGGTGTCGTTCCTGAAGGCCGAAGACGGCCCGACGGCCGTCGAGTACGCGGTGATGTTGGCCCTCATCGTCGTGGTGTGCATCGCCGCCATCACCACCCTCGGCTCCAACGCCAACAGCACCTTCAGCTTCGTCGGCTCCTCGATCAAGCCGCCCGCCGGGAGCTGA
- a CDS encoding tetratricopeptide repeat protein: MPRRKPTTAPPQSKKTAHAPQAPQLPARSKRNRKFVLGLALVGFLVGVAWGAWEVLGPNPLRDARAALDQRDFHAADEILTKYLSRNPNDPKALLLAARTARREGEFARAKERLDAYLRKNPANEAYELESSLLAVQSGNPTGADRLFEAYVGRADAPEAPFVMEAYLEGKLKFLAPNHTVTMDIERDDPAVVTRLLKATEVWLARRPGRADQSQGLTWKGRIYAYARDYTQSVAALREALALDPDHFDARLYLALAISQVAPQECVRHLEILRARKPDDRRLRYLVATGQRTLGNFAESRRLLDQMLADDPNSLSALVELGLLNLDEGKLVDAEPLLRKALKLAPNIPETNSAMGRCEALLGHPAEAAQHRKRFDEITAERNRPRTPPAPKP; encoded by the coding sequence ATGCCTCGACGGAAGCCGACCACCGCTCCGCCGCAATCAAAAAAGACCGCCCACGCACCCCAAGCGCCTCAACTGCCCGCGAGATCGAAGCGGAACCGCAAATTCGTGCTCGGGCTCGCGCTCGTGGGGTTTCTCGTCGGGGTAGCGTGGGGCGCATGGGAAGTGCTCGGCCCGAACCCGCTCCGCGACGCCCGAGCCGCACTCGACCAGCGCGACTTCCATGCGGCCGATGAGATCCTGACGAAGTATTTGTCCAGGAACCCCAACGACCCCAAAGCCCTGCTCCTGGCCGCACGCACGGCCCGGCGCGAGGGCGAGTTCGCACGCGCGAAAGAGCGACTGGACGCCTACCTGCGGAAGAACCCGGCCAACGAAGCCTACGAACTCGAATCGAGCCTGTTGGCGGTGCAGTCCGGGAACCCCACCGGCGCGGACCGCTTGTTCGAGGCGTATGTCGGTCGGGCGGATGCGCCCGAAGCGCCGTTCGTCATGGAAGCGTATTTGGAAGGCAAACTCAAATTTCTCGCGCCCAACCACACGGTCACGATGGACATCGAGCGCGACGACCCGGCGGTCGTTACGCGGCTCCTCAAAGCAACGGAGGTGTGGTTGGCGCGCCGCCCCGGGCGCGCGGATCAGTCGCAGGGGCTGACATGGAAGGGGCGCATTTACGCCTACGCGCGCGACTACACGCAGAGCGTCGCCGCGCTCCGCGAAGCGCTCGCACTGGACCCGGACCACTTCGACGCCCGGTTGTATTTGGCGCTCGCGATCAGCCAGGTCGCCCCGCAAGAGTGCGTTCGGCACCTCGAGATCCTGCGCGCGCGGAAGCCCGATGACCGCCGGCTGCGCTACCTCGTGGCCACCGGTCAGCGCACGCTCGGGAACTTCGCCGAGTCGCGCCGGCTCCTGGACCAGATGCTCGCGGACGACCCGAACAGTCTCTCTGCGCTGGTCGAACTCGGGCTGTTGAACCTCGATGAAGGTAAACTCGTGGACGCCGAACCGCTGCTCCGAAAGGCGCTGAAACTCGCGCCCAACATCCCTGAAACCAACAGCGCGATGGGCCGGTGCGAAGCACTCCTGGGGCACCCGGCCGAGGCCGCACAGCACCGGAAGCGGTTCGACGAGATCACGGCCGAACGGAACCGCCCGCGCACGCCACCGGCGCCGAAACCGTAA
- a CDS encoding transglutaminase-like domain-containing protein, protein MLFRAPFVAVALLAACFPLGAAEPAAWWDADVEQALKSAKENRAELEKALTDVPKDQRKGMAFLVANMPDVDLKVLKAEFLLTNVELAYKARKEMPWGKDVPEEIFLNDVLPYANVDEKRDAWRKEFYELCVPMVKNCKTPTEAVQVLNGELFKKLKLGYSTQRKAPNQSPKESIEQGKASCTGLSIVLSDAARSVGIPARLVGTPLWSDKRGNHTWVEIWDKGWHFTGACEPDPSGLDRGWFVGAAAQAKKDVPEHAIYAASFKKNPQHFPLVWAMKNKNVPAENVTDRYAKPAPKAEAFRLEVKVIDANKKRVAEKVTVTATADAKQAFDGTSRGETADTNDFLTFELPPNAEFVVKVGATTKTIKTGAAGEKTLVEIQK, encoded by the coding sequence GTGCTATTCCGTGCCCCCTTCGTTGCGGTCGCGTTGTTGGCCGCGTGCTTCCCGCTTGGTGCCGCCGAACCCGCCGCGTGGTGGGACGCGGACGTGGAACAGGCGCTCAAGAGCGCGAAAGAGAACCGCGCGGAACTGGAGAAGGCGCTCACCGATGTGCCGAAGGACCAGCGCAAGGGAATGGCGTTTCTCGTTGCGAACATGCCGGATGTGGACCTCAAGGTGCTGAAGGCCGAGTTCCTCCTTACCAACGTGGAACTGGCGTACAAGGCGCGCAAGGAAATGCCGTGGGGGAAGGACGTTCCCGAAGAAATCTTCCTGAACGACGTGCTGCCCTACGCGAACGTGGACGAGAAGCGGGATGCGTGGCGCAAAGAGTTCTACGAGCTGTGCGTGCCGATGGTGAAGAACTGCAAGACGCCGACCGAGGCCGTGCAGGTGCTCAACGGCGAGTTGTTCAAGAAGCTGAAACTCGGCTACTCCACGCAGCGCAAGGCGCCGAACCAGAGCCCGAAGGAGTCCATCGAGCAGGGCAAGGCGTCCTGCACGGGGCTCTCGATCGTGTTGAGTGATGCGGCGCGGTCCGTGGGCATCCCGGCGCGGCTCGTCGGTACGCCGCTGTGGTCCGACAAGCGCGGGAACCACACCTGGGTGGAAATTTGGGATAAGGGCTGGCACTTTACCGGGGCGTGTGAACCCGACCCGAGCGGCCTCGACCGCGGGTGGTTCGTCGGGGCCGCAGCGCAGGCCAAGAAGGACGTCCCCGAGCACGCGATCTACGCCGCCAGTTTCAAGAAGAACCCGCAGCACTTCCCGCTCGTGTGGGCGATGAAGAACAAGAACGTGCCCGCGGAGAACGTCACTGATCGCTACGCCAAGCCTGCGCCCAAAGCCGAGGCGTTCCGCCTCGAAGTGAAAGTAATTGACGCCAACAAGAAGCGCGTCGCCGAGAAGGTGACCGTGACCGCGACCGCCGACGCGAAGCAGGCGTTTGATGGCACGTCACGCGGCGAAACGGCCGACACGAACGACTTCCTCACGTTCGAGCTTCCGCCGAACGCGGAGTTTGTCGTGAAAGTTGGCGCTACGACCAAGACCATCAAGACCGGTGCGGCCGGCGAGAAAACGCTGGTCGAGATCCAAAAATAA
- a CDS encoding RNA polymerase sigma factor, whose translation MSDGSANATDLRACLDRVRAGDASALNELVLLAGKRLQFLTHRMLRDYPRVRRWTETDDVLQNALVRLCRALEQVHPPSVRDFYALATAQIRRELIDLARHFAGPENGAANHESWHAERAEPDAPDLSHEPGALADWREFHEQVAALPADAREVFGLLFYQGLTQEDAAGVLDISLRTVQRRWQAALLGLHRARNGEAPGT comes from the coding sequence ATGTCGGACGGTTCCGCGAACGCGACCGATCTGCGGGCGTGCCTCGATCGCGTTCGCGCGGGGGATGCGTCCGCGCTAAACGAACTCGTGCTCCTCGCGGGTAAGCGGCTCCAGTTCCTCACGCACCGGATGTTGCGCGACTACCCGCGGGTGCGCCGGTGGACCGAAACCGATGACGTTCTGCAAAATGCTCTCGTGAGGCTGTGCCGGGCGCTCGAACAGGTCCATCCGCCGTCCGTCCGCGATTTTTACGCTCTGGCCACCGCGCAGATTCGGCGCGAACTGATCGACCTCGCGCGCCACTTCGCCGGTCCCGAAAACGGCGCTGCGAACCACGAGAGCTGGCACGCGGAACGCGCGGAACCGGACGCGCCGGACCTGTCACACGAACCCGGCGCGCTCGCCGACTGGCGCGAGTTTCACGAACAGGTTGCCGCGCTTCCGGCCGACGCGCGCGAAGTCTTCGGGCTGCTCTTCTACCAGGGATTGACGCAAGAAGACGCGGCCGGGGTGCTGGACATCAGCCTCCGTACCGTTCAGCGCCGGTGGCAGGCCGCGCTGCTCGGTTTGCACCGCGCGCGAAACGGTGAAGCGCCCGGCACCTGA
- a CDS encoding A24 family peptidase — protein MSNAAPAIPQSTATATAPDDSLGIDRAFVLQMARMPVLALLWIGAAIASHHIWAAIWPEGLNAGPLVVISFGMILAAFIDGWALKVPNWITFPLVLSGWALGALHDFGVHADAGTGGFALAVLGTAFGFILLLPMLAIGGVGAGDVKMQMGFGAWAGAYFGTGATTADAGGAALHGMGVVFWAFCFGALAGGAFGLVIILLRRQFSQNAGIVREIMSDLQMFGTGQVSAASKRAHDRRSRWTKLPYGIPLCVGFLLYMAYTLLLVG, from the coding sequence ATGAGCAACGCCGCTCCTGCTATCCCCCAGTCCACCGCAACCGCCACCGCACCCGATGATTCGCTCGGCATCGACCGCGCGTTCGTCCTCCAAATGGCCCGGATGCCGGTCCTCGCGCTCCTCTGGATCGGTGCCGCAATTGCGTCGCACCACATCTGGGCCGCGATTTGGCCCGAAGGGTTGAACGCCGGGCCGCTGGTCGTCATCAGCTTCGGCATGATCCTGGCCGCGTTCATCGACGGCTGGGCACTGAAGGTTCCCAACTGGATCACCTTTCCCCTGGTTCTGAGCGGCTGGGCGCTCGGCGCGCTGCACGACTTCGGCGTCCACGCGGACGCGGGCACCGGCGGCTTCGCGCTCGCGGTCCTCGGCACCGCGTTCGGCTTCATTCTGCTCCTCCCGATGCTCGCGATCGGCGGCGTCGGCGCCGGCGACGTGAAGATGCAAATGGGCTTCGGGGCGTGGGCCGGGGCCTACTTCGGGACCGGGGCGACCACGGCCGATGCCGGCGGCGCCGCCCTGCACGGAATGGGGGTCGTGTTCTGGGCCTTCTGCTTCGGGGCGCTCGCGGGCGGGGCGTTCGGCCTCGTCATCATCCTGCTCCGCCGCCAGTTCAGCCAGAACGCGGGAATCGTCCGCGAGATCATGAGCGACCTGCAGATGTTCGGCACCGGCCAGGTGAGCGCCGCGAGCAAGCGCGCCCACGACCGCCGCAGCCGGTGGACCAAACTGCCCTACGGCATCCCGCTGTGCGTCGGGTTCCTGTTGTACATGGCCTACACGCTGCTGCTGGTGGGCTAG
- a CDS encoding CRTAC1 family protein codes for MRALPSPSRITSALAGVGAVALILVTSACGTRAPETKPTELPPIIEPHEAYTGPPWFRDVTEASGVRAACRNGEEADQFTILESLGTGVALFDFDGDGRLDIFVVGGGYFDGPTKTDIKGHPCKLYRNLGNMKFEDVTGAAGLAGPWWYTHGVAVADYDRDGWPDFVVTGYGRIGLFHNEPGEKGGRRFVDVSEKLGLRDTSWSTSAGWGDLDGDGYPELYVCHYTDWSFANNPICKGTSAGVPRDVCVPQRFKPLVHALFKNDRGQGFRDVAVEQRFKSDGYGLGVVLADLNADGRPDVYVANDAARNFLFFNRGGALEEKGIASGTAVDDSGQFNGSMGLDVVDYDGSGRAALWITNYQGELHALYHNLGAEVFDHRSRLLGVGAIGVHRVGFGTAFVDLDNDGWEDVVVVNGHVLRNPAGSSPKQQPVLLHNTDKEGRRFFRDISTRGGPYFQAQGMARGLALGDLDNDGHPDLVVTQNNGPVVVLRNEAPAPHPWIGVKLVGKGNRDIVGSTVTIDLEGRKLTRFVKGGGSYLSANDPRLHFGLGGGKVKRVTVRWAWGESQSWEATEPSSYWELTEGQPTAKRLPTP; via the coding sequence ATGCGAGCGCTCCCCTCTCCGTCGCGCATCACTTCGGCCCTCGCCGGCGTGGGTGCGGTCGCGCTGATTCTCGTTACCAGCGCCTGCGGGACGCGCGCACCGGAAACCAAGCCGACCGAACTTCCCCCAATCATTGAACCACACGAAGCTTACACCGGCCCGCCGTGGTTCCGCGACGTGACCGAGGCGTCCGGGGTCCGAGCTGCGTGTCGCAACGGCGAGGAAGCGGACCAGTTCACCATCCTCGAATCGCTCGGCACGGGCGTCGCACTGTTCGACTTTGATGGGGACGGGCGGCTCGACATTTTCGTGGTCGGCGGCGGGTACTTCGACGGTCCGACGAAGACGGATATCAAAGGGCACCCGTGCAAGCTGTACCGAAACCTCGGGAACATGAAGTTCGAGGACGTAACCGGCGCGGCCGGGCTCGCCGGCCCCTGGTGGTACACGCACGGGGTCGCGGTCGCCGACTACGACCGCGACGGGTGGCCGGATTTCGTCGTCACGGGCTACGGCCGCATCGGGTTGTTCCACAACGAGCCGGGCGAGAAGGGCGGGCGCCGGTTCGTTGATGTGAGCGAGAAACTCGGCCTCCGTGACACCTCGTGGAGCACCAGCGCCGGGTGGGGCGACCTCGACGGCGACGGGTACCCTGAACTCTACGTGTGCCACTACACCGACTGGTCGTTCGCCAATAACCCGATCTGTAAAGGCACATCGGCCGGCGTCCCGCGCGACGTGTGCGTGCCGCAGCGGTTCAAGCCGCTCGTCCACGCGCTGTTCAAGAACGATCGGGGCCAGGGGTTCCGCGACGTCGCGGTCGAGCAGCGGTTCAAGTCCGACGGTTACGGGTTGGGCGTCGTGCTCGCGGACCTGAACGCCGACGGGCGCCCCGACGTGTACGTGGCCAACGACGCCGCGCGCAACTTCCTCTTCTTCAACCGCGGGGGAGCACTCGAAGAGAAGGGCATCGCGTCGGGCACCGCGGTCGATGATTCGGGCCAGTTCAACGGCAGCATGGGCCTGGACGTCGTCGATTACGACGGGAGCGGGCGCGCGGCGCTCTGGATCACCAACTACCAGGGGGAGTTACACGCGCTCTACCACAACCTCGGCGCCGAAGTGTTCGACCACCGGTCGCGGCTCTTGGGCGTCGGTGCGATTGGGGTCCACCGTGTCGGGTTCGGTACGGCGTTCGTGGATCTCGATAACGACGGCTGGGAAGACGTGGTTGTGGTGAACGGGCACGTCCTCCGCAACCCCGCCGGGAGCTCGCCGAAGCAGCAACCCGTGCTGCTCCACAACACGGACAAAGAGGGCCGACGGTTCTTCCGCGATATCAGCACCCGCGGCGGCCCGTACTTCCAGGCCCAGGGCATGGCCCGCGGGCTGGCACTCGGCGACCTCGACAACGACGGCCACCCGGACCTCGTCGTGACGCAGAACAACGGGCCGGTCGTCGTCCTCCGCAACGAGGCGCCCGCACCGCACCCGTGGATTGGCGTCAAACTCGTCGGTAAGGGGAACCGCGATATCGTGGGCTCGACCGTGACCATCGATCTCGAGGGCCGGAAACTCACCCGGTTCGTAAAAGGTGGTGGTAGTTACCTTTCGGCCAATGATCCGCGCTTGCACTTCGGGCTGGGTGGGGGCAAAGTGAAGCGCGTGACGGTGCGGTGGGCGTGGGGCGAATCGCAGTCGTGGGAGGCCACCGAACCCAGTTCGTACTGGGAACTGACCGAGGGCCAACCGACCGCGAAGCGTCTCCCCACGCCCTGA
- a CDS encoding phosphotransferase enzyme family protein: MTSDLAWHRATEGFSGAVVWRGDDSTNTPRVALKGWPIGVSAERVRQIHLWMSRAAHLPFVPAVFTGTHGSTAVFADGRFWDACRWVPGEPRALLTETEVCAACDAIAQLHLCWPLAPARGPCRGVLNRIEVLTEHRARFDDWNRVLPAVAPELDSLLRRAVKVVRRCADPAISALRPWSARPLVSRPVLRDLRSEHVLFTADRVTGIIDFGAMAIDHPAIDLARFLGESSSARDAIFSAGLSAYRSAAVLDAPDEFVHLLARTGIVCSVLGWLVRLVVRREPVPRPTATAARLTHLLTRAEEITHF; encoded by the coding sequence GTGACCTCGGACCTCGCATGGCACCGGGCGACCGAGGGCTTTAGTGGTGCGGTGGTGTGGCGCGGGGATGATTCGACCAACACGCCCCGAGTGGCACTGAAGGGCTGGCCCATCGGCGTGAGCGCGGAGCGCGTTCGGCAAATTCACCTCTGGATGTCGCGAGCGGCTCATTTGCCCTTCGTGCCAGCCGTTTTCACGGGAACACACGGCTCCACCGCGGTCTTTGCAGACGGTCGGTTCTGGGACGCATGTCGCTGGGTGCCGGGCGAACCGCGTGCTCTGCTCACAGAAACGGAAGTGTGTGCCGCGTGCGATGCGATCGCACAGTTGCACCTGTGTTGGCCCCTCGCGCCGGCCCGCGGGCCGTGTCGCGGAGTCTTGAACCGAATCGAAGTGCTCACCGAGCACCGGGCGCGGTTCGATGACTGGAACCGCGTGCTGCCAGCGGTCGCACCAGAACTCGATTCGCTCTTGCGCCGGGCCGTGAAAGTCGTGCGTCGTTGCGCAGATCCTGCGATCTCCGCGCTGCGCCCGTGGAGCGCTCGACCACTCGTGTCGCGGCCCGTCCTGCGCGACTTGCGGAGCGAACACGTTCTCTTTACGGCCGACCGCGTGACCGGGATCATCGACTTCGGAGCGATGGCGATCGACCACCCGGCTATTGATCTGGCGCGATTTCTCGGTGAATCCTCTAGTGCCCGGGACGCAATATTCAGCGCCGGCCTCAGTGCGTACCGGTCCGCAGCGGTACTCGACGCGCCCGACGAGTTCGTTCACTTGCTCGCCCGCACCGGGATCGTGTGCTCGGTGCTCGGCTGGCTCGTTCGCCTCGTTGTGCGTCGCGAACCCGTCCCCCGCCCCACCGCGACCGCGGCGCGGTTGACCCATCTGCTCACACGCGCCGAAGAAATCACGCACTTTTAG
- a CDS encoding protein kinase domain-containing protein, whose product MSRSATLDELLLHWQELRRAGGAPTVGDVCAEHPALADDLARRIAAFESMEAMLGLKAHATLPDHHAKPEVPAHLAERLRPHGYEILEVIDQGGMGVVYKATQLGLQRTVALKMIAGFRVGPKQLGRFRVEAEAVARLQHPHIVQIYDVGEVDGHSFFTMEFVEGGTLAHHLAAGPISPGTAAELVETLARAVHHAHTRGIVHRDLKPANILLSAECGARNAEPKTKDEPTIRSSALRAPHSALLPKVSDFGLAKRLGTDTDHTATGEVIGTPTYMAPEQAEGRTDAIGPACDVYALGAILYESLTGRPPFRGQSLLETLRQVIANEPEAPRRIRSAVPRHLEAICLKCLEKNPARRYVSAETLADDLRRFTTGEPVVARRLSHPGRVLKWVRRRPVWAGAMALVVVVLVAFAGRGYAEREGDRKKIEAEQERKRLRAVEIAPQAREILQRHCYECHGANPATAERKFLVLDRGSLFDPDRKNVVPGHPEASRLLHRIEDNTMPPESDAEWLPRVSELELSIVRDWIAGGAPEFPPEDPRTPTPAVVPRSELAVSVYAIFVKQCANCHQLSEAGGGIKVLNHNLLLARKVVIPGRPEESELYHLLVTENETKVMPKPSQPRLTPAEIESVRQWIAGGAPPFPHAPKK is encoded by the coding sequence GTGTCCCGTTCCGCCACACTCGATGAACTGCTGCTCCACTGGCAGGAACTCCGGCGGGCCGGGGGAGCGCCCACGGTCGGGGACGTGTGCGCCGAACACCCGGCCCTCGCGGACGATCTCGCGCGCCGGATCGCCGCGTTCGAGTCGATGGAAGCGATGCTCGGGTTGAAGGCACATGCGACGCTCCCCGATCACCACGCCAAGCCCGAAGTCCCGGCGCACCTCGCCGAGAGGCTCCGACCGCACGGGTACGAAATTCTCGAAGTGATCGACCAGGGCGGGATGGGCGTCGTGTACAAGGCGACGCAACTCGGGCTCCAGCGAACCGTTGCGCTGAAAATGATCGCGGGGTTCCGCGTCGGGCCGAAGCAACTGGGCCGGTTCCGCGTCGAGGCCGAAGCGGTCGCGCGGTTGCAGCACCCGCACATCGTGCAGATATACGACGTCGGCGAAGTGGACGGGCACTCGTTCTTCACGATGGAGTTCGTGGAGGGCGGGACCCTCGCGCACCACCTCGCCGCCGGTCCGATATCCCCCGGCACCGCCGCGGAACTGGTTGAAACACTCGCACGAGCCGTTCACCACGCCCACACGCGCGGCATCGTTCACCGTGATCTGAAACCGGCCAACATCCTTTTGAGCGCGGAGTGCGGAGCGCGGAACGCGGAACCGAAGACAAAAGACGAACCGACGATCCGCAGTTCCGCGCTCCGCGCTCCGCACTCCGCGCTTCTCCCGAAGGTTTCGGACTTCGGGCTCGCGAAGCGGCTCGGGACCGATACCGACCACACCGCGACCGGTGAAGTGATCGGCACGCCGACCTACATGGCGCCCGAACAGGCCGAGGGCCGGACCGATGCGATCGGCCCTGCGTGCGACGTATACGCACTCGGGGCCATCCTTTACGAATCGCTCACGGGCCGCCCGCCGTTCAGGGGGCAGAGCCTGCTGGAGACGCTCCGGCAAGTGATCGCGAACGAGCCCGAAGCCCCGCGGCGCATCCGCTCGGCCGTTCCGCGCCACCTCGAAGCAATTTGCCTGAAGTGTTTGGAGAAGAACCCCGCCCGCCGCTATGTGAGCGCGGAGACACTCGCGGACGACCTGCGCCGGTTCACGACCGGCGAACCCGTAGTCGCGCGCCGGCTGTCGCACCCGGGTCGCGTGCTGAAGTGGGTCCGCCGGCGCCCGGTGTGGGCCGGCGCAATGGCCCTCGTGGTCGTTGTGTTGGTTGCTTTCGCGGGGCGCGGGTACGCGGAACGCGAGGGCGATCGCAAAAAGATCGAAGCCGAACAAGAACGGAAGCGCTTGCGAGCGGTCGAGATCGCTCCCCAGGCGCGCGAGATCCTTCAGCGCCACTGTTACGAGTGCCACGGTGCGAACCCCGCAACGGCCGAGCGCAAGTTCCTCGTTCTCGATCGGGGATCGCTGTTCGACCCGGACCGTAAGAACGTCGTTCCCGGGCACCCGGAAGCTTCGCGCCTCTTGCACCGCATCGAAGACAACACGATGCCGCCCGAGAGCGACGCGGAGTGGTTGCCGCGCGTGTCGGAACTCGAACTGTCGATCGTGAGAGACTGGATCGCGGGCGGGGCGCCGGAGTTCCCGCCCGAAGACCCACGGACGCCCACCCCGGCTGTCGTACCTCGATCCGAACTCGCGGTTAGCGTCTATGCGATCTTCGTCAAACAGTGCGCGAACTGCCACCAACTTTCAGAGGCCGGGGGCGGTATCAAGGTGCTCAATCACAACTTGCTCCTCGCGCGCAAGGTCGTGATTCCCGGCCGCCCGGAGGAATCGGAACTGTACCATCTGCTCGTGACTGAGAACGAAACCAAGGTGATGCCGAAGCCTAGTCAACCGCGCCTCACGCCTGCCGAAATCGAGTCGGTGCGCCAGTGGATCGCTGGGGGCGCTCCGCCGTTCCCCCACGCGCCGAAGAAGTGA